Proteins from one Streptomyces sp. NBC_00289 genomic window:
- a CDS encoding low specificity L-threonine aldolase, with product MNPPKTDARRHHDPGVRGFASDNYAGAHPEVLAALALANGGHQVAYGEDAYTENLQRIVRSHFGATAEAFPVFNGTGANVVALQAVTDRWGAVICAESAHINVDEGGAPERMGGLKLLTVPTPDGKLTPELIDRQAWGWEDEHRAMPQVVSITQSTELGTLYTPDEIRAICDHAHAHGMKVHLDGSRISNAAASLNVPMRTFTNAVGVDILSLGGTKNGALFGEAVVVIDPDAVSHMKHLRKLSMQLASKMRFVSVQLEALLARDLWLRNARHANEMAQRLAEGVRAVHGVEILHPVQANAVFARLPHEVSLRLQKRFRFYFWDEAAGDVRWMCGFDTTEDDVDTFVAALKEEMAR from the coding sequence GTGAACCCTCCGAAGACCGACGCCCGGCGCCACCACGACCCGGGCGTCCGCGGCTTCGCCAGCGACAACTACGCCGGGGCCCACCCGGAGGTGCTCGCCGCCCTGGCCCTGGCCAACGGCGGGCACCAGGTCGCGTACGGCGAGGACGCTTACACCGAGAATCTCCAGCGGATCGTCCGCAGCCACTTCGGCGCCACGGCGGAGGCCTTCCCGGTCTTCAACGGCACCGGCGCCAACGTGGTGGCGCTCCAGGCGGTCACCGACCGCTGGGGTGCGGTGATCTGCGCCGAGAGCGCGCACATCAACGTCGACGAGGGCGGCGCCCCCGAGCGCATGGGCGGCCTGAAGCTGCTCACCGTGCCCACACCCGACGGCAAGCTCACCCCCGAGCTGATCGACAGACAGGCCTGGGGCTGGGAGGACGAGCACCGCGCGATGCCACAGGTCGTCTCGATCACCCAGAGCACCGAACTCGGCACTCTGTACACACCCGACGAGATCCGCGCCATCTGCGACCACGCGCACGCGCACGGCATGAAGGTGCACCTCGACGGTTCCCGGATATCCAACGCGGCCGCCTCGCTGAACGTGCCGATGCGCACGTTCACCAATGCCGTCGGCGTCGACATCCTCTCGCTGGGCGGGACGAAGAACGGCGCGCTGTTCGGTGAGGCAGTGGTCGTCATCGACCCGGACGCGGTCAGTCACATGAAGCATCTGCGCAAGCTGTCCATGCAGCTCGCCTCCAAGATGCGTTTCGTGTCCGTGCAGTTGGAGGCCCTGCTCGCCAGGGACCTGTGGCTGCGCAACGCCCGCCACGCCAACGAGATGGCCCAGCGGCTGGCCGAGGGCGTCCGTGCCGTGCACGGCGTCGAGATCCTCCACCCGGTGCAGGCCAACGCCGTCTTCGCCCGCCTGCCGCACGAGGTGAGCCTGCGTCTGCAGAAGCGGTTCCGCTTCTACTTCTGGGACGAGGCCGCGGGTGACGTCCGCTGGATGTGCGGCTTCGACACGACCGAGGACGACGTCGACACGTTCGTGGCGGCCCTGAAGGAGGAGATGGCTCGCTAG
- a CDS encoding cellulosome protein, whose amino-acid sequence MPAVAAAEVPATPATPPPAPERLTVDLGAGTGPFHGGASGTLYGLYGDGVPSRAVVEGMYVRTVTTKAQDGTQHPGADALEILPSFVAAGGRDLYLYMTDIHRGFPYEWPGTTGEERLAGFRASIRRQVEQVLPLGELRSHVVYVPFNEPEGNMFGEGEWSYDRVSWRTDPRHYFAAWKDMYRLIKGLDPGARVAGPNTCVLYPEVRSFLEFAKAHDVLPDVVTWHELSSPAEVRTSVAEYRVLERELGIGPLPVNLNEYAHNYHLSVPGQMVQWIAAVEESKVDADMAYWNIAGNLNDSAVEANKGNGQWWLFNAYGQLTGDTVRVTAPHPDAQYTLQGVAALDRAKRQARLLFGGASGAAELVFEHVDPLVFGTTVHARLLEIPWTGQVGAAAQPSPLGDRELPVRDGRVTLHVGDLQEMSAYQLVLAPGGNGAVAVPPPTRRRRTYEAEEATYTGGGHSLNGPEGSPTAVDRFATSGGYHVGGLRTGSDGVLTFDVEAPQDGTYDVSVFANSHNLADPVREQGPTNVFLRVDGGQARELRLPLGYKWAVWGHTDTEVALTAGRHRITLAAQDPDLGVTRGDAVVDRLDLALRESDPTAVYDAEYADLGAGARAAYDHRGASGPGAAVLPPGGTATFWVHAADDGEATVTVDVLGPGEGLIAVNGEDLGPVGPGAAALFLSGGVNKLTITGTSELLVVDRVRVGPSRGQLPSTVYAAEEGTLTGTATVTGAHSYATGGKAVGGVGAGPANALTLVVTAERAGRHALTIRYSNGEQAPATHYNPDPVCRHADISVNRAAPHRVLFPTTFHFNNFWNLSVPVTLVPGANTVTFTADELPDFDGITRNRFGQRSAYAPVIDRVTVTPLA is encoded by the coding sequence ATGCCTGCCGTGGCCGCAGCCGAAGTCCCCGCCACCCCCGCCACGCCCCCTCCCGCACCGGAGAGGCTCACCGTCGACCTCGGCGCCGGGACGGGCCCCTTCCACGGCGGCGCGAGCGGAACGCTCTACGGGCTGTACGGCGACGGTGTCCCCAGCCGTGCCGTCGTGGAGGGCATGTACGTCCGCACAGTGACCACCAAGGCCCAGGACGGCACGCAGCATCCGGGCGCCGACGCCCTGGAGATCCTGCCGTCGTTCGTCGCGGCGGGCGGCCGGGACCTGTACCTCTACATGACCGACATCCATCGAGGTTTCCCCTACGAGTGGCCCGGCACGACCGGTGAGGAACGACTCGCCGGGTTCCGGGCGAGCATCCGGCGCCAGGTCGAACAGGTGCTGCCCCTGGGCGAGTTGCGGTCCCACGTCGTGTACGTCCCGTTCAACGAGCCCGAGGGCAACATGTTCGGCGAGGGGGAGTGGAGCTACGACCGCGTCTCCTGGCGCACCGACCCGCGGCACTACTTCGCGGCCTGGAAGGACATGTACCGCCTCATCAAGGGCCTCGATCCCGGCGCGCGCGTCGCGGGCCCCAACACCTGCGTCCTCTACCCCGAGGTCAGGAGCTTCCTGGAGTTCGCCAAGGCCCACGACGTCCTGCCCGACGTGGTCACCTGGCACGAGCTGTCCTCGCCGGCCGAGGTACGGACGAGCGTCGCCGAGTACCGCGTGCTGGAGCGGGAGTTGGGCATCGGCCCGCTGCCGGTCAACCTCAACGAGTACGCGCACAACTACCATCTGTCGGTCCCCGGGCAGATGGTCCAGTGGATCGCGGCGGTCGAGGAGTCGAAGGTCGACGCCGACATGGCGTACTGGAACATCGCGGGCAACCTCAACGACTCGGCGGTCGAGGCGAACAAGGGCAACGGCCAGTGGTGGCTGTTCAACGCCTACGGGCAGCTGACCGGCGACACCGTGCGGGTCACCGCGCCGCACCCCGACGCGCAGTACACCCTCCAGGGCGTCGCCGCGCTGGACCGGGCCAAGCGGCAGGCCCGGCTGCTGTTCGGCGGCGCGAGCGGTGCCGCCGAGCTGGTCTTCGAGCACGTCGACCCGCTGGTCTTCGGCACGACCGTCCACGCACGGCTTCTCGAGATCCCGTGGACCGGCCAGGTCGGCGCCGCAGCGCAGCCGTCGCCGCTCGGGGACAGGGAACTGCCCGTCCGGGACGGCCGGGTGACCCTGCACGTCGGCGACCTTCAGGAGATGTCCGCCTATCAGCTCGTCCTCGCCCCGGGCGGCAACGGGGCGGTGGCCGTCCCGCCCCCGACCCGTCGGCGGAGGACGTACGAGGCCGAGGAGGCGACGTACACGGGCGGCGGCCACTCCCTCAACGGTCCGGAGGGATCGCCGACCGCCGTCGACCGGTTCGCCACCTCCGGCGGGTATCACGTGGGCGGACTCCGCACCGGCTCCGACGGCGTGCTCACCTTCGACGTCGAGGCCCCGCAGGACGGGACGTACGACGTCAGCGTCTTCGCCAACTCCCACAACCTGGCCGACCCGGTCCGGGAGCAGGGCCCCACCAACGTCTTCCTGCGCGTGGACGGCGGGCAGGCGCGTGAACTGCGGCTGCCCCTCGGCTACAAGTGGGCGGTATGGGGTCACACCGACACCGAGGTGGCACTGACCGCCGGCCGGCACCGGATCACCCTCGCCGCCCAGGACCCCGACCTCGGCGTCACCCGGGGCGACGCGGTCGTCGACAGGCTCGACCTGGCCCTGCGCGAAAGCGACCCCACCGCCGTGTACGACGCCGAGTACGCCGACCTCGGCGCCGGCGCGCGCGCCGCCTACGACCACCGCGGCGCCTCGGGCCCGGGCGCCGCCGTGCTGCCGCCGGGCGGCACCGCCACCTTCTGGGTGCACGCGGCCGACGACGGCGAGGCGACGGTGACCGTCGACGTCCTCGGCCCCGGCGAGGGTCTGATCGCGGTCAACGGCGAGGACCTCGGGCCCGTCGGGCCCGGCGCCGCCGCGCTGTTCCTCTCCGGCGGCGTCAACAAGCTGACGATCACCGGGACTTCGGAGCTCCTGGTGGTGGACCGGGTACGCGTGGGCCCGTCCCGGGGACAGCTGCCCAGCACGGTGTACGCCGCCGAGGAAGGCACCCTGACCGGCACCGCGACGGTGACCGGCGCCCACTCGTACGCCACCGGCGGCAAGGCCGTCGGGGGCGTCGGCGCCGGCCCCGCGAACGCGCTCACCCTGGTGGTGACGGCCGAGCGCGCCGGACGGCACGCGCTGACGATCCGCTACTCCAACGGCGAACAGGCGCCCGCGACCCACTACAACCCTGACCCGGTCTGCCGCCACGCCGACATCTCCGTCAACCGGGCCGCGCCGCACCGCGTCCTGTTCCCCACCACCTTCCACTTCAACAACTTCTGGAACCTCTCCGTCCCCGTCACGCTCGTGCCGGGAGCCAACACGGTCACCTTCACCGCCGACGAACTCCCCGACTTCGACGGCATCACGCGGAACCGGTTCGGGCAGCGCTCCGCGTACGCCCCGGTCATCGACCGGGTCACGGTGACACCGCTGGCCTGA
- a CDS encoding VOC family protein produces the protein MKLEKPVDGGPCWTELGTSDLEAAKRFYAELFGWRPETDPRQEAGGYTVAHLGDAAVAALSPLYQESQPVAWNVSFAVPDADAAARKVTEAGGTVLVGPMDVFDVGRFTVALDPGGAAFQMWRARAFPGAGLFNAPGALGWVELMTRAPERAVGFYTSVFGWSVNSSEHYTQWGIDGADFGGMVMMDDRFPPEVPPHWLPYFAAADVDATAGVAVGAGGTVLMEPTSVPDGPRIAVLRDPQGAVFGVYRAGDEQ, from the coding sequence ATGAAGCTCGAGAAACCGGTCGACGGCGGCCCCTGCTGGACCGAGCTGGGGACCAGTGACCTGGAGGCGGCCAAGCGGTTCTACGCCGAGTTGTTCGGCTGGCGTCCCGAGACGGATCCGCGCCAGGAGGCAGGCGGTTACACGGTCGCGCACCTGGGGGACGCGGCGGTCGCCGCGCTGTCGCCGCTGTACCAGGAGTCGCAGCCCGTCGCGTGGAACGTGTCCTTCGCGGTGCCGGACGCGGACGCCGCCGCGCGGAAGGTGACCGAGGCGGGCGGGACGGTGCTGGTCGGGCCGATGGACGTGTTCGACGTCGGCCGTTTCACGGTGGCGCTCGATCCGGGCGGCGCGGCCTTCCAGATGTGGCGGGCGCGGGCCTTCCCTGGTGCCGGGCTGTTCAACGCGCCCGGCGCGCTGGGCTGGGTGGAACTGATGACGCGCGCCCCGGAGCGAGCCGTCGGCTTCTACACGTCGGTGTTCGGCTGGAGCGTCAACTCCTCGGAGCACTACACCCAGTGGGGGATCGACGGCGCGGACTTCGGCGGCATGGTGATGATGGACGACAGGTTCCCGCCCGAGGTGCCGCCGCACTGGCTGCCGTACTTCGCGGCCGCGGACGTGGACGCCACGGCGGGCGTGGCCGTCGGCGCCGGCGGCACCGTCCTGATGGAGCCGACCTCCGTGCCCGACGGACCACGCATCGCGGTGCTGCGCGATCCGCAGGGCGCGGTGTTCGGCGTGTACCGGGCGGGCGACGAGCAGTGA
- a CDS encoding DUF6421 family protein, with product MTEILVQVGSEERIPPVARVVEHPAWPVLKDAVEQIRPWQSKDGSIDFEAEGAPAPADAERAVRRVVQAVGELSPLLPHDSAYHEALAKDLSAWADGGFEVPDFLDSLLAFQPAAHREDGLQHLVVFPMYTQNGNPDRNLEAVVLRMVWPDWLAELERTRYDNPLFCGITFEDFTAGYDTNSAVLFPETIAVRQAPERFTWGGIFCDREAARFRRVTDAAVDVLGLQLPEDIAAMVHDQKRCEEAFVLWDMVHDRTHSHGDLPFDPFMIKQRQPFWMYGLEELRCDLTAFKEAVKLADDGVPQARDVQYAVLFDRMFRFPVTGERVRNYDGLGGQLLFAYLHKHDVVRWTDNKLHIDWQRAPQVTNQLCADIERLYRDGIDRPKLVHWFAGYELVSTYLAPHPGSRWAKGPDALDLNQPPRKLVDDVLPDEFPLSMFYEALSKKLKNVIASTRGITAESAEPVAA from the coding sequence ATGACGGAAATTCTTGTGCAGGTGGGTTCGGAGGAACGAATTCCTCCCGTGGCCAGGGTGGTGGAGCACCCTGCCTGGCCCGTGCTCAAGGATGCCGTGGAGCAGATCAGGCCATGGCAGTCCAAGGACGGGTCCATCGACTTCGAGGCCGAGGGCGCCCCCGCCCCGGCGGACGCCGAACGAGCCGTCCGGCGTGTCGTGCAGGCCGTCGGGGAACTCTCCCCGCTGCTCCCGCACGACAGCGCCTACCACGAGGCCCTCGCCAAGGACCTGAGCGCCTGGGCCGACGGTGGCTTCGAGGTGCCCGACTTCCTCGACTCGCTGCTGGCCTTCCAGCCCGCCGCGCACCGCGAGGACGGTCTGCAGCATCTCGTCGTCTTCCCGATGTACACGCAGAACGGCAACCCGGACCGCAACCTCGAGGCGGTCGTGCTGCGCATGGTCTGGCCGGACTGGCTGGCCGAGCTCGAGCGCACCCGCTACGACAACCCCCTCTTCTGCGGCATCACCTTCGAGGACTTCACGGCCGGCTACGACACCAACTCCGCCGTCCTGTTCCCGGAGACGATCGCCGTGCGGCAGGCGCCCGAGCGCTTCACCTGGGGCGGCATCTTCTGCGACCGCGAGGCCGCCCGCTTCCGCCGGGTCACCGACGCCGCCGTGGACGTCCTGGGCCTCCAACTGCCCGAGGACATCGCCGCGATGGTCCACGACCAGAAGCGCTGCGAGGAGGCCTTCGTCCTGTGGGACATGGTCCACGACCGCACCCACAGCCACGGCGACCTGCCCTTCGACCCGTTCATGATCAAGCAGCGCCAGCCGTTCTGGATGTACGGCCTCGAGGAGCTGCGCTGCGACCTCACCGCCTTCAAGGAGGCCGTGAAGCTGGCCGACGACGGCGTCCCGCAGGCCCGTGACGTGCAGTACGCGGTGCTGTTCGACCGCATGTTCCGCTTCCCGGTCACCGGTGAGCGCGTGCGCAACTATGACGGCCTCGGCGGCCAGCTCCTCTTCGCCTACCTGCACAAGCACGACGTCGTCCGCTGGACCGACAACAAGCTGCACATCGACTGGCAGCGCGCCCCGCAGGTCACCAACCAGCTGTGCGCCGACATCGAGCGGCTCTACCGCGACGGCATCGACCGGCCCAAGCTCGTCCACTGGTTCGCCGGGTACGAGCTGGTCTCGACCTACCTCGCCCCGCACCCCGGCTCCCGCTGGGCCAAGGGCCCCGACGCCCTCGATCTGAACCAGCCGCCGCGAAAACTCGTGGACGACGTGCTTCCCGACGAGTTTCCGCTGAGCATGTTCTATGAGGCACTCTCCAAGAAGCTGAAGAACGTGATCGCCTCCACCAGGGGCATCACCGCGGAGAGCGCCGAACCGGTCGCCGCGTGA
- a CDS encoding MarR family winged helix-turn-helix transcriptional regulator, with protein sequence MTAPNGRQAGATRDDTVAAVVRQWQAVRPELDTGPMEIIGRINRCAALLQQAEDAPLRRAGLSRPEFDLLGALRRTAHELTPGDLARETFSSGAAVTKRLKVLTERGLVERRGDTRDRRVAHVRLTEAGRDLVDGILPEQLAYETAVLSGMDPTRQDELAGLLGGLLGQLEGRLGALRG encoded by the coding sequence ATGACGGCACCGAACGGGCGGCAGGCGGGCGCGACCAGGGACGACACCGTCGCCGCGGTCGTCCGGCAGTGGCAGGCCGTGCGTCCCGAGCTCGACACCGGCCCCATGGAGATCATCGGCCGTATCAACCGCTGCGCCGCCCTCCTCCAGCAGGCGGAGGACGCCCCATTGCGCCGGGCCGGTCTCAGCCGCCCCGAGTTCGACCTGCTGGGCGCCCTGCGGCGCACGGCACACGAGCTGACCCCCGGTGACCTGGCCCGGGAGACGTTCTCCTCGGGGGCCGCGGTCACCAAACGCCTCAAGGTGCTGACCGAACGGGGCCTGGTGGAGCGCCGTGGCGACACCCGTGACCGCCGCGTCGCCCACGTCCGCCTCACGGAGGCCGGGCGCGACCTGGTGGACGGCATCCTCCCCGAGCAGCTCGCCTACGAGACCGCCGTGCTGTCCGGAATGGACCCGACCCGGCAGGACGAACTCGCCGGGCTGCTGGGCGGTCTCCTGGGACAGCTCGAGGGGCGCCTCGGAGCCCTGCGCGGCTGA
- a CDS encoding glycerophosphodiester phosphodiesterase, which produces MNFLTIGHRGVMGLEPENTLRSFVAAQQAGLDVIELDLHLSKDGALVVMHDADVDRTTDGTGPIAEKTLAELRSLDAGHGERVPVFEEVLDSVRSPLQAEIKDVAAARALAEVMHRRDLVSRVEVSSFHDEAIAEIARLVPGVRTALIGSRFGPDIVDRAVEAGSATICLNIRRLTLEVVEHARKADLKIIGWVVNTQEHLRLVRALELDGATTDYPEIKRTGRFTA; this is translated from the coding sequence TTGAACTTCCTTACCATCGGTCATCGCGGAGTCATGGGTCTCGAGCCCGAGAACACCCTCCGTTCCTTCGTCGCCGCCCAGCAGGCCGGCCTCGACGTCATCGAACTCGATCTGCACCTGAGCAAGGACGGCGCCCTCGTCGTCATGCACGACGCCGACGTGGACCGCACGACCGACGGCACCGGCCCGATCGCCGAGAAGACCCTCGCCGAGCTGCGCTCCCTGGACGCCGGCCACGGCGAACGCGTCCCGGTCTTCGAGGAGGTCCTGGACAGCGTGCGGTCGCCGCTCCAGGCCGAGATCAAGGACGTGGCGGCGGCACGTGCCCTGGCCGAGGTCATGCACCGCCGGGATCTGGTCTCCCGGGTGGAGGTCTCCTCGTTCCACGACGAGGCGATCGCCGAGATCGCCCGTCTGGTGCCCGGCGTTCGGACCGCGCTCATCGGCAGCCGCTTCGGCCCAGACATCGTGGACCGCGCCGTCGAGGCCGGCTCCGCGACCATCTGCCTGAACATCCGCCGGCTGACCCTGGAGGTCGTGGAGCACGCGCGGAAGGCGGACCTCAAGATCATCGGCTGGGTGGTGAACACGCAGGAACACCTGCGCCTCGTGCGGGCCCTGGAGCTCGACGGCGCGACCACCGACTATCCGGAGATCAAACGCACCGGCCGCTTCACGGCGTGA
- a CDS encoding SDR family NAD(P)-dependent oxidoreductase — translation MGNGALSGAVIAVAGAGGPAGRAALVRLAEAGATVVGADNDPERLAEAVDAARYGHGGATVVGETVDLLDLDSTRDWAVHVEKEFGRVDGVVHLVGGWRGSETFAKTNLHDWDLLEMLLIRTVQHTSLAFHEALQRSDRGRYVLISAAGASNPTAGNAAYSAAKAAAEAWTLALADYFRKAGISEGADGPTSAAAILVVKALVHDAMRAERPNAKFAGFTDVKDLAEAIVDVWTKPAAEVNGNRLWLTEKP, via the coding sequence GTGGGGAACGGGGCTCTCAGCGGTGCGGTGATCGCGGTGGCCGGCGCCGGCGGACCGGCCGGGCGCGCGGCGCTCGTACGGCTCGCGGAGGCGGGCGCGACCGTCGTCGGAGCGGACAACGATCCCGAGCGTCTGGCGGAGGCCGTGGACGCCGCCCGCTACGGGCACGGCGGTGCCACCGTGGTCGGCGAGACGGTGGACCTGCTGGATCTGGACTCGACCCGCGACTGGGCGGTCCACGTCGAGAAGGAGTTCGGCCGGGTCGACGGCGTGGTCCACCTCGTCGGCGGCTGGCGTGGCAGCGAGACCTTCGCCAAGACGAACCTGCACGACTGGGACCTGCTGGAGATGCTGCTCATCCGCACCGTGCAGCACACCTCCCTCGCCTTCCACGAGGCGTTGCAGCGCAGCGACCGCGGCCGTTACGTCCTGATCAGCGCGGCCGGCGCGAGCAATCCCACCGCGGGCAACGCCGCGTACAGCGCCGCCAAGGCCGCGGCCGAGGCCTGGACACTCGCCCTCGCCGACTACTTCCGCAAGGCCGGGATCTCCGAGGGCGCCGACGGTCCGACGTCCGCGGCTGCCATCCTGGTGGTGAAGGCGCTGGTGCACGACGCGATGCGCGCCGAGCGCCCCAACGCGAAGTTCGCGGGCTTCACCGACGTCAAGGATCTGGCCGAGGCGATCGTCGACGTCTGGACGAAGCCCGCCGCGGAAGTGAACGGAAACCGGCTGTGGCTGACCGAGAAGCCGTGA
- a CDS encoding GNAT family N-acetyltransferase: MDTADTTTGLTFRDAVDADVDALVALIESAYRGDDSRAGWTTEADILEGQRTDPEGVRAVVKSPDGRLLTVERDGQVVACCQLEHRGDHAYFGMFAVSPALQGAGLGKVIIAEAERAARESWGVTEMHMTVISVREDLIAWYERRGYRRTGRMTPFPYGDERFGVPQRDDLQFELLVKELA; encoded by the coding sequence ATGGACACCGCCGACACCACCACCGGACTGACTTTCCGGGACGCCGTGGACGCCGACGTCGACGCCCTGGTGGCGTTGATCGAGTCGGCTTACCGCGGGGACGACAGCCGGGCCGGGTGGACCACCGAGGCGGACATCCTCGAGGGACAGCGGACCGACCCGGAGGGTGTGCGGGCCGTCGTCAAGTCGCCCGACGGCCGGCTGCTGACCGTCGAGCGCGACGGGCAGGTCGTCGCCTGCTGCCAGCTCGAACACCGCGGCGACCACGCCTACTTCGGGATGTTCGCGGTCAGCCCCGCCCTCCAGGGCGCCGGTCTCGGCAAGGTCATCATCGCCGAGGCGGAGCGGGCGGCCCGCGAGAGCTGGGGCGTCACGGAGATGCACATGACGGTGATCTCCGTACGCGAGGACCTCATCGCCTGGTACGAGCGGCGCGGCTACCGCCGTACGGGCCGGATGACCCCGTTCCCGTACGGCGACGAACGCTTCGGCGTCCCGCAGCGCGACGACCTGCAGTTCGAGCTGCTGGTCAAGGAGCTCGCGTGA
- a CDS encoding VOC family protein, which yields MVHVLSGRILLRPTDPERSHAFYGGQLGLAVHREFGTGPERGIVYFLGGGFLEVSGRSETPPSPAVRLWLQVEDVVAAREELLGRGVEIVRPPVREPWGLIEMWIADPDGTQIVLVEIPADHPLRYRPGI from the coding sequence ATGGTGCACGTACTGAGCGGCCGGATTCTGCTCCGCCCCACCGACCCCGAGCGCTCCCACGCCTTCTACGGCGGACAGCTGGGCCTCGCCGTCCACCGTGAGTTCGGTACCGGGCCGGAGCGCGGGATCGTCTACTTCCTCGGCGGCGGCTTCCTGGAGGTGTCCGGGCGGTCCGAGACCCCGCCGTCCCCGGCCGTACGGCTGTGGCTCCAGGTGGAGGACGTCGTCGCGGCGCGGGAGGAGTTGCTGGGCCGGGGGGTCGAGATCGTGCGACCGCCGGTGCGGGAGCCCTGGGGACTGATCGAGATGTGGATCGCCGATCCGGACGGGACACAGATCGTGCTGGTGGAGATCCCGGCGGACCATCCGCTCCGGTACCGGCCGGGGATCTGA
- a CDS encoding transglutaminase domain-containing protein yields the protein MELIQNTPDLSAYLAADEVIDHDRPVVREVAARLAANAQDSYSYARAAYEFVRDTIPHSADSGDLRVTWRASDVLEQRTGICFAKAHALAALLRAEDIPTALCYQRLAHDEGGGHVVHGLVAVRFNGAWHRQDPRGNKPGVDAHFSLEGERLAWIPDVQSSEMDYPVLYAEPHPVVLGALKAASDRPHLWKTLPTGL from the coding sequence ATGGAGCTGATCCAGAACACCCCCGACCTGTCCGCCTATCTGGCTGCTGACGAGGTGATCGACCATGACCGCCCCGTCGTCCGGGAGGTGGCCGCCCGGCTTGCCGCGAATGCACAGGACTCGTATTCCTATGCGCGGGCAGCGTACGAATTCGTGCGCGACACCATTCCCCACTCCGCCGACAGCGGCGACCTGCGGGTCACCTGGCGAGCCTCCGACGTCCTGGAACAGCGCACCGGCATCTGCTTCGCCAAGGCTCACGCCCTGGCCGCGCTGCTGCGCGCCGAGGACATACCCACGGCGCTCTGCTATCAGCGCCTGGCGCACGACGAAGGCGGTGGCCATGTCGTGCACGGGCTGGTCGCCGTGCGGTTCAACGGCGCCTGGCACCGGCAGGATCCGCGCGGCAACAAACCCGGTGTGGACGCCCACTTCTCCCTCGAGGGTGAGCGGCTGGCCTGGATCCCGGACGTGCAGTCCAGTGAGATGGACTATCCAGTCCTGTATGCTGAACCTCACCCTGTCGTTCTGGGCGCGCTGAAGGCCGCGTCCGACCGGCCGCATCTGTGGAAGACGCTCCCCACCGGACTGTGA
- a CDS encoding N-acetyltransferase — protein sequence MPALEVRPFHRVDRDQLTELINLHVAAVVPGVSVSTNTVLSGLERQPDEFITDPWVSERTTLVAEQRGHVVAAAHLLRYRSGPEVGDHYRDAGAIDWFVCRPPASYRPDSEQAADLLMSACLARLARWRVRVRYADGALPAPAVYGLPRPWPHIRAVYDRAGFRHTGDTEVLLIAHVDDLPRPETHPGVTFERTLGECGTRLTAYDGRRALGFVEVDTALARPERHTRAPGLADVGNLHVAPDAGEGWEHRLLARAADWLRLCGTDRLLAYEAATDGAAIDVLRSAGFRELTRTDRGWEHRPR from the coding sequence ATGCCCGCGCTCGAGGTGCGCCCCTTCCACCGCGTCGACCGCGACCAGCTCACCGAGTTGATCAACCTGCACGTGGCCGCCGTGGTCCCCGGTGTCTCCGTCTCGACCAACACCGTGCTCAGCGGCCTGGAACGGCAGCCGGACGAGTTCATCACGGACCCCTGGGTGAGCGAGCGGACGACACTCGTCGCCGAACAGCGCGGGCACGTCGTCGCCGCCGCCCACCTGCTGCGCTACCGCTCCGGCCCCGAGGTCGGCGACCACTACCGGGACGCGGGCGCGATCGACTGGTTCGTCTGCCGTCCTCCGGCGTCCTACCGGCCCGACTCCGAACAGGCCGCGGACCTGCTGATGAGCGCCTGCCTGGCGCGGCTGGCCCGCTGGCGGGTGCGGGTGCGCTACGCCGACGGCGCCCTGCCCGCCCCCGCCGTATACGGACTCCCGCGCCCCTGGCCCCACATCCGGGCTGTGTACGACCGCGCGGGCTTCCGGCACACCGGCGACACGGAGGTGCTGCTCATTGCGCACGTGGACGACCTGCCCCGGCCCGAAACCCACCCCGGCGTCACCTTCGAGCGCACCCTGGGGGAGTGCGGAACCCGCTTGACCGCGTACGACGGCCGCCGCGCCCTCGGGTTCGTCGAGGTGGACACGGCACTGGCGCGGCCCGAACGCCACACGCGTGCCCCGGGCCTGGCCGACGTCGGCAACCTGCACGTGGCCCCGGACGCCGGCGAGGGCTGGGAGCACCGTCTGCTGGCCCGGGCCGCCGACTGGCTGCGGCTGTGCGGCACCGACCGGCTCCTCGCGTACGAGGCGGCCACCGACGGCGCCGCGATCGACGTCCTGCGCAGCGCGGGCTTCCGGGAGCTGACGCGCACGGACCGCGGCTGGGAGCACCGCCCCCGGTGA